From the genome of Pedobacter sp. MC2016-14, one region includes:
- a CDS encoding mannose-1-phosphate guanylyltransferase — MNKNNYALIMAGGVGSRFWPVSRTEYPKQFIDFFGVGKTLIQSTYERFLRICPSENIFIVTNEIYTDIIKSQLPELQDNQILAEPIMRNTAPCIAYGSMKIAELNPEANIVVAPSDHTIANLDEFVRSIEQSLIAATNNDCLITLGIKPSRPDTGYGYIQYMENTLATDDKIFKVKTFTEKPNLELAKSFLQSGDFLWNAGIFIWSAKSINNAFKKHLPDMHDIFQLGESIYNTPDEKGFISNAYQQCTNISIDFAIMEKADNVYVLPTDFGWSDLGTWASIYDMAEKDYVGNAVIPSEQVMMFNSSNCMVNVPEDKLVILQGLHDYIVVESNNTLLVCPRAEEQTVKQMVADVKSKFGTRFI, encoded by the coding sequence ATGAATAAAAATAATTACGCATTAATTATGGCTGGCGGTGTTGGCAGCCGTTTTTGGCCAGTAAGCAGAACAGAATATCCTAAACAATTTATAGATTTTTTTGGTGTTGGAAAAACACTGATCCAAAGCACATACGAAAGATTTTTAAGAATCTGTCCGTCGGAAAACATCTTCATCGTTACCAACGAAATTTATACAGACATTATAAAATCTCAGCTTCCGGAGCTACAGGACAATCAAATTCTTGCTGAACCTATAATGCGCAACACAGCACCATGTATAGCTTATGGCTCAATGAAAATAGCGGAGCTCAATCCGGAGGCAAATATTGTAGTTGCCCCTTCAGACCATACCATTGCCAACCTGGATGAATTTGTACGCTCTATTGAACAATCATTGATAGCTGCCACCAACAACGACTGCCTCATTACGCTTGGCATAAAGCCAAGTCGTCCGGATACAGGCTACGGTTACATCCAATATATGGAAAATACCCTGGCAACTGACGATAAGATTTTTAAAGTTAAAACGTTTACCGAAAAGCCAAACCTCGAACTTGCAAAATCATTTCTGCAAAGCGGAGACTTTTTATGGAATGCAGGAATCTTTATCTGGTCAGCCAAATCCATCAATAACGCTTTTAAAAAGCATTTGCCGGATATGCACGATATTTTTCAGTTGGGAGAATCGATTTACAATACACCGGATGAAAAAGGATTTATTAGTAATGCTTACCAACAATGCACTAATATCTCTATAGATTTTGCGATTATGGAGAAAGCCGATAATGTGTATGTATTACCAACTGATTTTGGCTGGTCTGATTTGGGCACCTGGGCTTCCATATATGATATGGCAGAAAAAGACTACGTGGGCAATGCAGTTATCCCTTCAGAGCAGGTAATGATGTTCAATTCATCTAACTGCATGGTTAATGTACCAGAAGATAAACTGGTGATCCTTCAAGGTTTGCATGATTATATTGTAGTAGAATCAAACAACACACTTTTGGTTTGCCCCAGAGCAGAGGAACAAACCGTTAAGCAAATGGTGGCCGACGTAAAATCTAAATTCGGAACGCGTTTTATTTAA
- the rlmB gene encoding 23S rRNA (guanosine(2251)-2'-O)-methyltransferase RlmB, with product MDNFRRPARAKESSEFVFGIRAVIEAIKAGKDIESLYLQRGLTGDIIPELKALIKDTDIPVHNVPVEKLNRMTKKNHQGVIAVVSSITFQKIEDIIPLIYERGEVPLVLILDGITDVRNMGAIARTAACAGVHAIVVPVKNSAQINADAIKTSAGALFSIPVCRHVNLHKIALYLQECGLQIVACTEKTTDLIYAPDYTAPTAIVMGAEDEGISNEILRMSNHLAKIPMFGEIGSLNVSVSTGIILYEAIRQREVIK from the coding sequence ATGGATAATTTCAGAAGGCCGGCACGAGCTAAAGAAAGCAGTGAATTTGTGTTTGGTATCAGGGCTGTAATAGAGGCAATTAAAGCTGGTAAAGACATTGAAAGCCTGTACTTGCAAAGAGGTTTAACGGGAGATATCATTCCTGAACTTAAGGCTTTAATTAAGGACACAGATATCCCTGTGCATAACGTGCCAGTCGAAAAATTGAACCGTATGACGAAGAAAAATCACCAGGGGGTGATTGCTGTGGTTTCGTCCATTACTTTTCAAAAAATTGAAGATATCATTCCCTTGATTTATGAAAGAGGAGAGGTGCCACTGGTATTAATCCTTGATGGAATTACTGATGTAAGGAACATGGGGGCTATTGCACGTACCGCGGCATGTGCTGGCGTTCATGCCATTGTGGTGCCGGTAAAAAATTCGGCACAGATCAATGCCGACGCCATTAAAACATCGGCAGGAGCATTATTTAGTATTCCCGTTTGCCGTCACGTTAACTTGCATAAAATAGCTTTATACTTACAGGAATGCGGTTTGCAGATTGTGGCCTGCACCGAAAAAACAACAGACTTGATTTATGCTCCGGATTATACTGCCCCAACAGCAATTGTAATGGGAGCTGAGGATGAAGGGATTTCAAATGAAATTTTACGGATGTCTAACCATTTAGCGAAAATCCCGATGTTTGGTGAGATTGGTTCGCTAAATGTATCAGTATCTACAGGCATTATTCTATATGAAGCCATCAGGCAGCGCGAGGTTATTAAATAA